In Citrus sinensis cultivar Valencia sweet orange chromosome 3, DVS_A1.0, whole genome shotgun sequence, the sequence CGGTTGAGAAATGCTTTGAATCGTTCTGCCAATCGTCTCAGTCACTTCAATAAAAACTCATCAGTCTCTTCATCAAAAGTTTCCCAAGCTGATATAATACCTAATGTTGGTGAGTATCTCATTCGTATATCAATCGGTACTCCCCCTGTTGAAATACTAGCTGTGGCTGACACAGGAAGTGATCTCATATGGACACAGTGTCAACCCTGCCCACCATCACAATGTTACAAGCAAGACAATCCACTTTTTGATCCTCAAAAGTCTTCCACTTACAAATATCTTTCTTGCTCATCGAGCCAATGCGCACCACCGATCAAAGAATCTTGCTCTGGGGAGGGGAATTGCAAATATTTAGTCGGCTACGCAGACCAAGAATCTTTCTCAAATGGCGATCTAGCTACCGAAACTGTTACTTTGGGATCAACATCCGGACAGGCCGTAGCTCTGCCAGAAATAGTCTTTGGCTGCGGAACAAAAAATAGTGGGAgatttaattcaaaaactgATGGCATCGTTGGCCTTGGGGGAGGTGATGCTTCCCTTATTTCTCAAATAAGAACTACAATTGCAGGTAAATTCTCCTACTGCTTGGTGCAACAAAGCTCaaccaaaatcaattttggcACCAATGGAATTGTTTCAGGTTCTGGCGTAGTTTCTACTCCCTTGCTTGTTAAGAATCCCAAAACCTTCTATTACCTCACACTCGATGCAATCAGTGTAGGAGATCAAAGACTAGGTGTTATATCAGGATCAACTCCGGGAGGAGACATTGTAATTGATTCTGGTACTACACTAACCTATTTACCACCAGCTTATGCCGCAACATTGCTTTCAGTAATGTCCAGTATGATAGCGGCACAACCCGTTGAAGTGCCATATGATCTTTGCTACAGAATTAGTTCACGACCTCAATTTCCTGAAGTCACAATACATTTCAGGGATGCAGATGTGAAGTTGAGCCCTTCCAacatttttatgaaaatttcagAAGACCTTGTGTGTTCAGTTTTTAGTGCTAGCAATGGCACGCCAGTTTATGGTAACATTATGCAGACCAACTTTTTGATCGGCTATGACATTGAGGGACGCACGGTTTCGTTTAAACCAACTGACTGCTCCAAGCAGTAGTAATTAAGTTGGATGTGCGTttttagtttcaatttttataagttgCAATAAATATTATCATCCCATCTATGTATGATTTGCTGTATTTCGTTTTGAATCAATTAATTCGGAAAGTACTTTAAAATCTTAAACATCAAAAAAGCTCATTGTAGTAAGGCAGTCTCTAGATTAACTAAAACACAATCAGGTCCATAACAAGCAGGGCTGTATCAAAAGGAATTTTTCTCTCAAGACTTGCTAACCGTTGATTCCGTGATCGCTGCTTTATCTTTCATGTTAGCTAAAGTGTTGGCTATGGCATTTTGCCACCTAACTTTTTCAACTAATTATGTTAAAGTGAATACAcacgtgaaaaaaaaatagaccAAATGATCGAGTTTGCACTAAGAGCACTCATAATTTTTTCCCATAATGAAATATGTATATCTCATAATAACTTTTGCAAGTCTTTTTATCTGTATATGCCACAAAAGTGCCTATACGCCCTCCTTTCCATTTATTCAGTCATATGACAAATTCATCTGCACAAAGAATAATATACCTTCACTTATAAATTACAAGTTACACAATTTCATTCCAACTCCAGAATTTTGATCATATAGGTTTacactatttaaatatttatttggctccttaaaattaaaattaagtttcaTGTATGTTTTTTATTGTCATAATtcgaataaaaattattcatcagGTCCATCACAATTAGGTAGAAATTGGGTAATAGTCGAATAGTTAAAACATTGCTCGCCCCGTGATCAGGCACAAGTCGGGTAATGTcgagtaattaaaaaattactcgACTATGGTCACGTACAAGGCGGGTAATAATCGAgtaattgaaaaatgtatTCGACTATGGTCAGGTACGAGTCAGGTAATAGtttgaataattgaaaaattactcGAACATGGTCAAACATAAATCGAGTATGAATATGAGTGCCGCAAGAGTAGGGTAAAAGGTCGAGTAATTAAAAGTTACACGTTGGTTGAATGTTGATTTATGCATACTTGTGACCCTATCCGTCGGAAGAACAATTTCGGGTCATCTTAACGAGATTAGAAGTCATCTCTACAAATTTTGTACACACTACTGTGAAGAAAATCACAAATGGTGCGTTTGGcacactgtattgtattatgttgtattgtattattttaatgatggtgtattgtattatgttgtattgcgttagcattgtattataacaatattataCAATGTTTGGTGCTACactgtactgtattaatttttaattaaactatattTGGTGTtacattgtattgtattaatttttatgattaattaaattaaataattaaaaaataatatttattaatacttggaaaaataataaatatagaaatcttaattgtagaaatttaacaatttttttagtaaatattaaaaattaatgattaaatttctaaaatttgtattataattatgataaaataaatttataaaatttaatattatatgtaaataataaatttagattataattaatattataattgttaatataaattaataaattattattcaaaaatattaaattatattttaatttacaatatattattatttttacattttaatatattaataaatttataatttaatataaataattataaatatttaaatttgtacaaatttaaataaaattaattttaaaattaatattaatgtaaataatattataatattaatatattatttttatatgaatcattaataaataaaataatattatcatataatttatttttatattttattcattatattagtatttaataataaaataatttatttttataatattttaataaaataaatttgcctCAATTGAGGCAAAAAGTTTCCGCATTACGCAAACCCGAGGTTCCCTTGGGTTTGCGTAATGCAGCCCCATGCCTCATTATACTGCATTATAATGCAGTATAATGAGGTCtcaaattttaccaaacatcTTCTTGGTAATAAACTAATGTGAATAGTGGTATAATACTACACAATCTCATGCACCAAACATGTCCTTAGAGCATCCCTCGTGCCTCGTACTTACTTTGGTAGACGACATTAACTGTTCATCATACGAATCTCCTTTCAAAAAACCGACATGCCGTATTCAAATGGATGACAGGCACTGTGTATCCCTTTCTTATAACCGACAATGTCATCTCAAGTGGATTATagattctttcattttttaccCTAATACTATATGTTGCTCTGTTTAGGCAAAACAGAGCATTATGTAATTTAAACTACTAAAAATTTGTACAGAAGATTTATGTGTCTCTGAACTtggaaaaatgtaaaaaaggaaagagacaAGTGCTTGTTGCGAATCCAAACTAGTCGCTCCACCTCCACTTGCAGGTCTATGATAATATAAGTAGCTAATTGCTTTATTAATAGTCTTTCACATTGGAagtcccccaaaaaaaaaaaaaattctgaataAAGGGCGcccttaattttataaatgatcatacatattctttttgacaattataaAGTACTTTTAGGTTGCaacaacacaaaaattaactttcaataaatttctataacagatataaatataatctgtatataaaatatcataaattttacaaattatttaatattaaacaacATTATTTGTGATGTTGTTAATATGTtagatttgtttaatattaataaaattggtttcataataaataatataaaataaatgtgtttaacattcaaaataatttataaaatcgatattacatattttacttatattattttttatattacaatttttatgttacGTCAATATTAGtataagtttaaaattaatttttggattaaCAGATTTAAGTTTCAATAAAATCTATTGAGACATATTGataatatcttaatattaaaataatttgcatgacatatatattttgttttattaattatatttattttaatattttatttctattaatgtGCTATTTTTAGttactgtttttattttagtattgtatttttatttatcataaaaattttagctaTAATTCAAGgatatatttgttaaaaaaaagggtctGAATAGTCATTTATGAatccaataaaatttatgtgactatttaagtaaaatttaaaattatgggtggcttttttcctaatttttttacattaaaattaagacCAAAGACAAGGTTTTTAGTTTTAACCAGAATCTGTTTCAGAAAAGTACTACCATTAAACACTTTGTTGCATGTATGATACAAATTAGTCTTTAGCAAATTTTAACCAATTGTTCTAATTTTCACCCAGTAGTTGTTTTTACCGCCCCATTAGCCATCACACTCCCCACGTGCTATGTTTCTCATTCTCAAATCTCAATCGTTGGATATAAAAATCCAACGGTCACTTAACTGAAGGACAAATAATGGGGCTCGTTACCCTAATGCATCGTGGTCGTGGCCAATTTATATACACatattatatttcataaaCAATTTCTTGGAAGATGCTCGATCGGCAGTTTCCTAGGCTTTTGAATAAACTAAAGAAGCCCATTATTATCTTCGACGATAGTGACTGCCATTTGAAGAATTAATTATGACAAGTGGAAGTTTATAtcgaataattaattatgcaaGTCAGTCAACACTAAGACTTGCTTTAATCTGGAATACAATCATACAACAGAGCTGAGGATGAGGAGCTAGAAAGTTGCGTGATTTGATTAACTACTTTACCTTGAGCATATGCTTCATTGGAGAACCAACAAGCTGTAAGTTTTATCTTGTACATTTCTCTTCTACTTTCCGAGTTAATTTACATATCCTGtatgtttaaaaattgaagcaaagcttgaatgttaattttgtataaactcTTTGGCTTTAATTAAGATTTGCTTAGATAGAGGTCGGGGCGCACACTCTCTTATATATCAGCAtctgaaaaaaatttctaattacaTTTCGGGATTTATTAGGTATAATGTTTTCTTacggggggaaaaaaattaagtaagaAGCTGCGGATcagttttttactttttaagaaGAGGAtcactaataaatttaatttcgaAACCAGAAGCATTCTCATCTTAACTTTTTATACTAGtaaatatcttatttattgCAATTAAGATCTATGCAcaaagtatttattaaaaaatatatatatatgccaagttccttttgtttatatataatgtcAATGATTAGTAGTAACCTTAATGTTCTTCTGAATTCTTTCTAAATGATATGAGGTTCTGGcacactattttatttaattatataatatcaatttatttatttttctttagttattaataatttattatttacttttattgataatttttttaaaatttttattgagaaagttaagtaataaatttaatggaaGTAATggtagaaaatattaaaattaataaataaaaaatattttatttattgtgatGCAACTTATGCAATATAATATGACGTACGAAACACAtcctaaattaattatacaactTTGAGTCTTTGACACTTGATATATACATTTTCGTTTTTTTGGTGCCCATAGTTTTGGATGAATTTTGTCGTTTGCATTGTATTCTTCCCAagatgtcagtgtcaaatttTTCATTCAGTTTCAGGAACAAAGATAATGGCTTCCACAAGTATCCAAAATGCCTTTCATGGGAAATATGATGCATTTTTAAGCTTTAGAGGAGAAGACACCCGTAAAAGTTTCACAGATCATCTGTACGctgctttgaaaaataaaggaatttatgtatttaaggaTGACAAAGAACTTGAGAAAGGAGGATCAATTTCACCAAATCTCCTTGAAGCAATTGAAGAATCGAGAATTTCGATTATTGTTCTCTCCAAAAACTATGCTTCTTCCACTTGGTGCTTGGATGAACTTGTTAAGATTGTTGAATGCAAAAAAAGAGACCATGAAATTTTCCCAATATTCTATGATGTGGAACCAACCGCGGTGAGAAAACAGACAACAAGTTTTGGAGAAGCTTTTGCTAAACATGAAGAAGCTTTTAAGGATAATATAGAAAAGTTGCAAAAGTGGAGAGACGCATTAAAAGTGGTGGCCAATAAATCTGGCTGGGAATTGAAGGATAGGTACTCATTCTTGttctctattattattattattattattttgcttgcCTAGCGACTACAAAACAGATTTTAGTTTTCATGATTCAACACTGTTTCAATTAAGCAGCTTCTATTTAATACgtatatatatcatatgataTGTCGTTATAAAAACAGTAGTActataaatgaattaatatttctGCAAATGAAGAGACATGGACGTTGATAcgttaaattattgtattatgAACCTTTGAAGACtatatattgatttaatgCTTTATGCTCTATTAatcagatttaaaaaaaaaatacataaataaaactttattcttAGATTGACTCTTGAGCTAGATTgctaaatactaataataacatCAATCGCAACACCAATGATATTCAATACCATTACATATTTAGctaatctaattaatttcatatgtGTAATAAATGATCTTATCAAAAATTGATCTAAATTCTCTTTCAATCTAATTTGTCGGGCTATAGAAAGAAATAATGTATCAATAAtgattgggaaaaaaaaaacagcagaagatattaaataaatttcgcaccctcaatttttatttggttgggtttgaattttcttattcCAATCGTCTCTGACTTGTGTGATAATAACATATTACTTTGGTTATATGACTTCAATTTGATGAAATGAATATTGCATAGTTTGGATTTTATGCATAATATGGAACTGACTAGTTACTACGTTCACACCAACTTTAATTTAACCACAACAATCTTTTCTTGTTATTTCAATCTGCAGCAATGAGTCagaatttattgatgaaattgtCAATGtgatatcaaataaaattcgaACGAAACCAGAGATTCTCAAAGAGCTAGTAGGAATAGATTCACGCTTGGAGAAACTGAGGTTTCTTATAGGTACAGAGTCTAGTGATGTTCGTATGATGGGGATATGGGGCATGGGAGGTATAGGAAAGACAACTCTTGCAAGAGTTGTCTATGACTTGATCTCTCACGAGTTTGATGGGAGTACTTTTCTTGCCAATGTTAGAGAAAAATCCGAAAAAGAAGGCAGTGTAGTCTCTTTACAAAAGCAATTACTTTCTGATTTACTAAAGCTTGCCGATATTAGCATATGGAATGTAGACGATGGTATTAACATAATAGGAAGTAGGCTACGACAGAAAAAGGTTCTTCTTGTAATCGATGATGTGGCTGATGTTGAACAACTACAAAATTTAGCTCGAAAGCGTGATTGGTTCGGTCCAGGCAGCAGGATCGTAATAACAACGAGAGATAAACAATTGTTGGTGGCACATGAAGTGGATGAAGAGCATATTTATAACCTTGAGGTACTAAGTAACGATGAAGCTCTTCAACTCTTTAGTATGAAAGCTTTTAAAACCCGTCAACCAATGGGAGAATATGTGGAGCTGTCTAAACGTGTTCTAAAGTATGCTGGTGGTCTTCCATTGGCTCTAACAGTTTTGGGTTCCTTTCTGAATGGTAGATCTGTGGATCTATGGAGAAGTACGCTAAAAAGACTAAAAACAGAGCCTCCAAATAGGATCATAAATATACTTCAAATAAGTTTTGATGGACTACAAGATttagagaagaaaatatttcttgatGTTGCATGTTTTTTTAAATCGTGGGATAGAGATCATGTGGAGAAAATTTTAGAGGGATGTGGCTTTTCTCCAGTCATCGGAATAGAAGTTCTTATTGAAAAATCTCTATTAACTGTTGATGATGGAAACAGACTGTGGATGCATGATTTGTTACAAGAATTGGGACATCAAATTGTTCAAAGACAATCCCCCGAACAACCTGGGAAACGCAGTAGAATATGGAGGGATGAAGAAGTGCGCCATATGTTGACAGAAAACACAGTAAGTGATTGTTATTACAGCTTACTATGTCTCTGACGAACTTTCAGCATCTTgacattattgttttattcaCTTATCCTTTGCTTATGATTTTCAGGGAAGTGAAGTAGTGGAAGGAATAATAGTTGATGCCTACTTTCTTGAAAATGAGGGGTATTTAAGTGCAGGTGCTAAAGCATTTTCGCAGATGACCAACCTAAGATTGCTCAAAATCGATAATCTGCAACTTCCTGAAGGCCTTGAATACCTTTCTAACAAGTTGCGGTTACTTGATTGGCATCGATATCCTTTGAAATCCTTGCCATCAAATTTCCAATTGGAAAAAACTGTTGAATTTAATATGTGTTACAGTCGCATTGAAGAATTGTGGAATGAAATCAAAGTAAGATCAATATTTTTGTtgctattttatattttttcaatagatGATTATTGATGACAATTTTATTACTACAGTTGTAAATGAATTAAGtacatttttaatcttttttgttttcaacagTATTTAAACATGTTGAAAGTCATGAAACTCAGCCATTCACAGAACCTGATTAAGACACCAGATTTCACAGGGGTCCCAAATTTAGAAGAGTTGATTCTTGAAGGATGTACAAGGTTGCATGAAATTCATCCGTCTTTGCTGCTTCACAGTAAGCTTGTCATATTGAACCTGAAAGATTGTACAAGTCTTACAACTCTTCCAGGCAAGATTTCTATGAAGTCACTTAAAACACTTGTTCTTTCTGGTTGCTTGAAACTAACAAAGAAATGTCTAGAGTTTGCTGGAAGTATGAATGATCTTTCAGAGCTCTTTTTAGATAGAACAACTATTGAAGAGTTGCCATTATCAATTCAACATCTCACTGGACTtgttttgttgaatttgaaagattgtAAAAATCTCAAGAGCCTTTCACATACTTTAAGAAGACTACAATGCCTAAAAAATCTTACGCTCTCTGGTTGCTCGAAGCTTAAGAAGTTTCCGGAGAGTTTAGGAAGTATGAAAGATCTAATGGAGCTCTTTTTAGATGGAACTTCCATTGCTGAAGTGCCATCTTGTATAGAACTTTTGACCGGACTTcaattattgaatttgaataattgCAGCAATCTAGTGAGACTTCCCAGCTGTATAAATGGTTTGAGATCTCTTAAAACTTTGAATCTATCCGGCTGCTCCAAACTTCAAAATGTTCCAGAGACGCTTGGGCAAGTAGAAAGTTTGGAAGAACTTGATATAAGCGGAACAGCTATAAGACGACCTCCGTCCTCTATTTTTGTCATGAATAATCTTAAAACACTATCATTTTCTGGGTGCAATGGACCACCATCATCTACATCATGGCATTGGCACTTTCCCTTCAATTTGATGGGACAGCGTTCATATCCTGTAGCTTTGATGCTGCCTTCTTTGTCAGGTTTGCACTCTTTAAGCAAATTGGATCTCAGTGACTGTGGTCTAGGGGAAGGAGCAATTCCAAATGATATCGGCAACTTATGCTCATTAAAACAGTTGAATCTGAGCCAAAACAATTTCGTTACGCTGCCAGCAAGCATTAACAGTCTTTTTAATCTTGGACAACTAGATTTAGAAGATTGCAAAAGGCTTCAATCTATGCCACAACTTCCTTCTAACCTATATGAAGTTCAAGTGAATGGTTGTGCTTCGTTGGTGACATTATCAGGTGCATTAAAACTATGCAAGTCCAAATGCACATCAATCAATTGTATAGGCAGCTTGAAATTGGCCGGAAACAACGGTTTGGCAATTTCAATGCTACGAGAGTACCTTAAGGTAAGTCTCTCACTCTGTATCTCCCAGCTTTCCAAAATTATTTCTGAAAAATTAAGCAATGGTATGGacttgttcatttttttattttttggttgcaGGCAGTGTCAGATCCAATGAAAGAGTTCAACATTGTTGTTCCAGGAAGTGAAATTCCAAAGTGGTTCATGTATCAGAATGAGGGTTCTTCAATAACAGTCACAAGGCCTTCATATTTGTATAACATGAATAAGGTTGTGGGATATGCTATTTGCTGTGTTTTTCACGTCCCTAAACATTCAACGCGTTCGCATCTCATACAAATGTTGCCCTGCTTCTTCAATGGTTCTGGTGTCCATTATTTTATTCGTTTTAAAGAGAAATTCGGTCAGGGTCGGTCAGACCATCTTTGGCTACTCTATTTGTCTCGTGAAGCATGCCGCGAGAGTAATTGGCATTTTGAATCTAATCATATTGAGTTGGCATTTAAACCAATGTCAGGTCCTGGATTGAAGGTGACAAGGTGTGGCATCCATCCAGTTTATATGGACGAAGTTGAGCAGTTCGACCAGTTAACAAACCAATGGACTCACTTTACTTCTTATAATCTGAATGAAACATCAAAGCGAAGCCTTACTGAATATGTTGGGGCACCTGAAGCCAGTGGAAGTGGCAGCTGTGATGATGTTGAGGATCCACCTCCTAAAAGATTTAGACAACTCGAATGAGGATAAAGCCTACTTATCATTTGTTTTCTGAATTTACGAGAAAGTATGcatcttaatttcaatttattttcttcgcATATAGTACTTCATTTGCTTgtctttctatttatttattgtatctTCTCTTGCAATCTATTTTGATGTTAAATTGCCAGAAACTGCTCGACTTGGATCCAAAAATTGgtcagaatcagaatatgcCTTGCaagaatcaaaattacattCGTACTTGATCAAGTTGAAGCTTTGGATTTTGTGATTTCTCATGATTTGAAAActaaagaaagggaaaaaaataaaggtctGAAGTAAATCCTCTGTTTTGTATTCCCACTGTATTTGTTTCATTGCAGCATTGTCTCTTCTTGAAGCTTTCTCATTTTTTGAATACATAATTGATGAATTGTAGCGTTGGTACGAGTGAACAATAAACTAATTAGGTCATTGCAAtctgattgatttttttttcttttgacaaGTTTCAAAATAGTATATTAGTTATATGCCCTAGACAGAGACTTTTACCTTATGACTTCAGAAAGATATCCTATTGATCCTACATAACTATCCTACATTAATTGCATTGCTATGAGTGaacaataaactaataattcgGTCATTGCAATCtgattgatttttcttttttcttttggcatATAGCTCCCCCTTGTTCTATTTGAGTAGCTCGgctctcaatttttttccaaccTTGCCCGTGTTCGCTATAGCATTTATATACATTATGTGGAGATGACTCCATTACCATTCAAGGTTAGAGAATGGATAGAagcaaacaattaattaaagaggaaactttatcttaatttatttgttgttcGATGATGTTGTAGTGAAAGCGTTATGGGTATGGCCGAATAGGTATTTTGAGATAAACACATCTAGGAGAAATAACAAGCCTAAAAATTTTCCAGATGCTAGCGGTGTAATGGTGTCATAAAGTTTAGAACTTTATGTGTGGttatggggaaaaaaaaaattgaaatgggtattttttatgaatagtcaattttatattttccttttatgctgtGTTTACTTgttggagtgggagtgaggagtgtggattcctcccactccagcgttTACTTCCTCTAAATAGGaagggagtgggaatcccactccgtgggtcccacccatttttggagtgggcagtgggagtgggactcccattgggggaggtgggagtgggaatctaCTCCCAACTCTCCCTTTTgtacccttttattttttttaatttaatttaatattttataattaataaaataaaataaatattattatatttatttgaataataatattatatttaactaaataataatttacattgattctaagttaaaattattttaaaataatattattatattaatagagaattaataaatataatattattatatttattttaaaaataatagtactatatttatttaatattaataataataaatagtttattctaagaaaatattaattttgtactaaataatattatattattattttatataataataaatttaatataattatattaaataaaataaaataaggtttcattttgtattaaaattaataatttattgttcataattaagaatattaataattataataaatttacaaatataataaaataaatattattcattaaatatattttttattagttttgtaattaaaaactataattctttaaataaggataaaattgtaatttgaaactatttacttccaatccaagacaaagtaaacacataaattggattctaaTCTCTATTCCATGCttccattccagtgtaagtaaacaacctactcccactcccactcccactccacactcccaatcctaggattcccactcctcaagattcccaatccaatccaaaaagtaaacgctaccttaAAGTATAGGGATTTGTATTAAACTAGGGAAAGGAAAAGCTAGTTTTTCTATGTTTTAAGTATTGTTGTcgacaacaataaaaaaaaaaaaaagaattgttgtTGACGTAtgtatttaagaaaaaaatcatttttcaagaGTAATGTTATAcacctcaaattttttatctaaaaaatttatgttaaatgATGTTACATCGATCAATTGGTTGGTGAGATAATATAGTTAATTTACTTGAACCTTGTAAAGAGCTACCAATTACTCAATGAATGATACATcatttgaaatcaaatttaagataaaaaatttaaaatatctatcataactcttttttcaattgttttagTTATTGTGATTCCTAACCCCCGAAACTCACTCCCCTATTGTTGTTGCAACTGCtactattttgtttttgctattattttttagaattttttttttttgaagtattACAATGTGAATATTTTTGGATTATTTTACTAAAAGCCCTTTTAACTTTCATCtaagttttatatttctaaCGCCAAATGAGTTCAAATTTCTCTATAATGTCATGTGTTAGATGAAATGACCTTTTTACCCTTACTTTCagtaattgttattaattttaataggaGCAAATTGATAATCTTCTCGTTATACGTAGATATTAAAGGCTTGTTTTAACTTTAAGGGACTCTCTAACCTTgcaaaaattctcaaaaataaatacacgcTAAATGCGTCTATGTTTTGGAATACATAAGTTATAAACTGAGAAAGGCACGGAATTAGGATTTAaactgaagaaattaaaatttcaggATGTTAAAGCAAAACTTCTATAAACTAAGGGGTCAAGATATAAAACGTTCAAAGAAATTGACTAAATTTTAAACGGAGGGGATATTTCCACCCCATTATTTGTCTAAATCCACCCCACCTCTaaaaatattcacaataaataccattattttctaataaatacaaataaaaaaattatttgtataattaatcaattaaatcattcttatatttttttctcattttttattttactattaaagttgttttaatataagttctatataattattttactgtaTAACATAATAGCTCAGTTGCCTGAAGTAATATTTGTCATTGTATCTA encodes:
- the LOC102623254 gene encoding aspartic proteinase CDR1-like, whose protein sequence is MTMATFLSCAFILFFLGLSVISPAGAQTGGFSVELIHRDSPKSPFYNPNETPYQRLRNALNRSANRLSHFNKNSSVSSSKVSQADIIPNVGEYLIRISIGTPPVEILAVADTGSDLIWTQCQPCPPSQCYKQDNPLFDPQKSSTYKYLSCSSSQCAPPIKESCSGEGNCKYLVGYADQESFSNGDLATETVTLGSTSGQAVALPEIVFGCGTKNSGRFNSKTDGIVGLGGGDASLISQIRTTIAGKFSYCLVQQSSTKINFGTNGIVSGSGVVSTPLLVKNPKTFYYLTLDAISVGDQRLGVISGSTPGGDIVIDSGTTLTYLPPAYAATLLSVMSSMIAAQPVEVPYDLCYRISSRPQFPEVTIHFRDADVKLSPSNIFMKISEDLVCSVFSASNGTPVYGNIMQTNFLIGYDIEGRTVSFKPTDCSKQ